From a single Leishmania infantum JPCM5 genome chromosome 36 genomic region:
- a CDS encoding putative nuclear pore complex protein (NUP155): MQQQLNAARNGTNHVVEDAVSAVLSSAAVERRPNPHAIGFVRSNSYALSTRDTTYAVPDFFPVGGVAWPETLLELWKSMRYGSLTGVFADLSRAWFTVDNRLVIWDYRGGREFCVYDEISEMISVVGSPLRPLSGIFQPHVTYIIPVGTTSMMFLLGLCILGEGALAEMKVVNLGYSCSTDTVITKAIGSSGRVFCAGADGNVYELRYMRENTPITPKIRMVNYGYWFSSAPILGQVTLAVANVWQSWRGSGHGGLIDLVVDERDGILATLCERSTISLWRLNPSGGIRYMFSLRHRPDRLPRSHSAPHVESAPLTRLFVIEADAQGCRLMSTALNGDQFRYRYINAFDSVFSGELILQSHTPSYLSANKEISVCYASASVFLAAFSDMNDDRASDEVLAATSPATVMAPHQNVRDIVASFSGPSSRIVRVDAIDRMPTQGPQNLSDLCAQVCSPRPTYVVVHRHGLSLFAQARPVDTLYLILSTNDADYRDSLLSRFTSVYSAPDYAAMLLQVAVGGLNVTTEHPLPFTKDSALSSSHDDGAALNELGQQLVNGRNAEVLRRARELLRNLQLPATQAAPASGVTDAEVQHVVVLMSPFATGLVAFVARALCLLWNTGVGKITQSSATSAVRVLEKVIQYLDSLSIGRSPEHQRTVSFQHEWQADKVVVMVPRGRSLRAEDVKKLQGAMLYKCYELTHKAWQAATLLQRMLGIPFYSEDASVAFAQVVRDSAVAQRLGHYLSQVMLDSQYGISAGSGLQAASFAQLQRQCPYFFGGISSDAYQLQSDMRSLTRGESLQSYTEAQMHKWATEVGAKAATYWPSGALQSICEQLRSLKYENVAVELLLHAAAQLDPNNAALSVFLADGGGHVGDQARYGNAYSLHQTKTQVLELVVSTLESAWLTHRSVVDDLLGGPRRSGTIWQVEPSDEYAHCFLFDWMCAPRDDRNTAKLLRETLVAARSQFLGSYLRRNAEVLTEEYAHYLASVQGDYHGAMQQCFVMALSPLPDTPVADRLQYRLRCLREALDCAKKCQSDQTQQVEQQLRLMEAQERLYRIATEFISSGSATLDRRVEWEGEMVTERDVALQHIEFLSSFVASASDLIEVGGMYPALGGAEVQLDALLCSNVTDAGVYATCIGRAYDNEKDSAETITKRLIDRYFHQISCFPLSYLVRLLEARTFLRFPAGSTEVVQLLVSLGVDPKVLFITYESVLEGRDDTGVGCVEFDEAGVTRGYLVYAYATVLVYLADLGRRGSVQQWLVSNAMAATRSMIRRAAGAVTSPSEQAAVEQAEELLRKANTLASSGVWL, encoded by the coding sequence ATGCAGCAACAGCTCAACGCAGCGCGAAACGGTACCAATCACGTGGTCGAGGACGCCGTGAGCGCGGTACTTAGCAGTGCGGCAGTGGAGCGACGGCCCAACCCTCACGCCATTGGGTTTGTACGGTCGAACTCGTACGCACTAAGCACCCGGGACACAACGTACGCTGTCCCTGATTTTTTCCCGGTAGGTGGCGTGGCATGGCCAGAGACGCTGTTGGAGCTGTGGAAGTCGATGCGCTACGGATCCCTCACCGGCGTGTTTGCCGACTTGTCCCGTGCGTGGTTCACTGTAGACAACAGGCTCGTCATCTGGGACTACCGTGGCGGTCGCGAGTTCTGTGTCTACGATGAGATTTCGGAGATGATCAGCGTTGTCGGCTCTCCGCTTCGGCCGCTGAGTGGCATCTTCCAGCCGCACGTAACATACATCATTCCTGTGGGCACCACCAGCATGATGTTTCTCTTGGGTCTTTGCATCCTGGGCGAGGGAGCGCTGGCGGAAATGAAGGTTGTCAATCTGGGGTACAGCTGCTCCACTGACACCGTGATAACGAAGGcgatcggcagcagcggccgcgtgTTCTGCGCAGGTGCGGACGGAAATGTGTATGAGTTGCGCTACATGCGTGAGAATACCCCCATCACGCCCAAGATACGCATGGTGAATTACGGCTATTGGTTCTCGAGCGCCCCCATCCTCGGCCAGGTGACATTGGCTGTTGCGAATGTGTGGCAGTCGTGGCGAGGTAGCGGACATGGTGGGCTCATTGATCTCGTCGTGGACGAGCGTGACGGCATCTTGGCTACGTTATGTGAACGCAGCACGATTAGTCTGTGGCGCCTGAACCCCAGTGGTGGCATAAGGTACATGTTCTCTCTTCGCCATCGGCCCGATCGACTGCCGCGCTCTCACTCCGCCCCTCATGTTGAATCAGCGCCACTGACGCGGTTGTTTGTGATAGAAGCAGATGCGCAAGGGTGCCGGCTTATGTCCACCGCCCTCAATGGGGATCAGTTTCGCTATCGCTACATCAACGCATTCGATTCTGTCTTCAGCGGTGAGCTCATTCTGCAATCGCACACGCCTTCGTACTTGTCGGCAAACAAAGAAATCAGTGTCTGCTACGCTTCCGCGTCAGTCTTCTTGGCTGCCTTCAGCGACATGAACGACGACCGAGCCTCCGATGAAGTGCTTGCCGCCACCTCCCCTGCCACGGTGATGGCGCCGCATCAAAATGTGCGGGACATCGTGGCATCCTTCAGTGGCCCATCCTCGCGTATTGTGCGAGTCGATGCGATCGATCGGATGCCGACGCAGGGCCCGCAAAACCTTTCTGACTTGTGCGCACAGGTTTGCTCACCCAGACCGACCTACGTCGTGGTGCATCGCCATGGCCTGTCACTCTTTGCTCAAGCCCGCCCTGTCGACACGCTGTACCTGATTCTGTCGACAAACGATGCGGACTACCGCGACAGTCTGCTCAGTCGCTTCACGTCCGTGTACAGCGCCCCCGACTACGCGGCGATGCTCCTTCAGGTTGCCGTTGGCGGTTTGAACGTAACGACGGAGCACCCACTACCGTTCACGAAGGACTCGGCGCTTTCGAGCAGCCACGACGATGGGGCGGCATTGAATGAGCTAGGCCAACAGCTGGTGAATGGAAGAAACGCTGAAGTGCTGCGACGAGCACGCGAACTGCTGCGTAACCTACAGCTCCCTGCGACgcaagcggcgccggcgagtgGCGTAACGGATGCGGAGGTTCAACATGTCGTCGTTCTCATGTCGCCGTTTGCAACGGGGCTCGTCGCCTTTGTTGCCCGAGCGTTGTGTCTGCTGTGGAATACGGGAGTGGGCAAGATCACGCAGAGTagcgccacctccgcggTACGGGTACTCGAAAAGGTCATCCAGTACTTGGACAGCCTGTCTATTGGCAGATCACCGGAGCACCAGCGGACGGTGAGCTTTCAGCACGAGTGGCAGGCGGACAAGGTTGTCGTGATGGTGCCGCGCGGCCGGAGCTTGCGCGCCGAGGACGTAAAGAAGCTACAGGGGGCCATGCTGTACAAGTGCTATGAACTGACGCACAAGGCGTGGCAGGCGGCgacactgctgcagcgtaTGCTTGGCATCCCGTTTTACTCTGAAGACGCATCGGTGGCGTTTGCGCAGGTGGTGCGAGACTCGgcggtcgcgcagcggcttgGACATTATCTGAGTCAGGTGATGCTAGACTCCCAGTATGGCATCAGCGCTGGATCTGGACTCCAAGCAGCCTCgttcgcgcagctgcagcgacagtGCCCGTACTTTTTCGGCGGCATCAGCTCGGATGCCTATCAGCTTCAGAGCGACATGAGATCCTTGACACGTGGCGAGTCTCTTCAATCCTACACGGAGGCACAGATGCATAAGTGGGCTACCGAGGTAGGCGCTAAGGCCGCGACGTACTGGCCATCCGGCGCGCTTCAGAGCATctgcgagcagctgcggagcCTGAAATACGAGAATGTGGCGGTGGAGCTGTTgctgcacgcggcggcgcagcttgaCCCGAACAATGCGGCGCTGAGCGTTTTTTTGGCGGATGGTGGCGGCCATGTGGGCGACCAGGCGCGGTACGGCAACGCCTACTCGCTGCACCAGACCAAGACGCAGGTCCTGGAGCTTGTGGTTTCTACCCTGGAGTCGGCGTGGCTGACGCACCGGAGCGTGGTTGACgacctcctcggcggcccGCGCCGTTCCGGCACCATTTGGCAGGTTGAGCCGTCTGACGAGTACGCGCACTGCTTTCTCTTCGACTGGATGTGCGCCCCGCGCGACGACAGGAATACGGCCAAATTGCTGCGAGAAACGCTTGTAGCGGCGCGCTCCCAGTTTCTCGGCAGCTATCTGCGACGCAATGCCGAGGTGCTGACTGAGGAGTATGCGCACTACCTCGCCAGTGTGCAGGGCGACTACCATGGCGCGATGCAGCAGTGCTTCGTGATGGCCCTGTCGCCGCTTCCCGACACGCCGGTTGCCGACCGGCTTCAGTATCGCCTCCGGTGCCTGCGCGAGGCTCTCGACTGTGCCAAGAAGTGTCAATCCGACCAAACGCAgcaggtggagcagcagtTGCGATTgatggaggcgcaggagcgaCTATACCGCATTGCCACCGAGTTCATCTCTTCCGGCAGTGCCACTCTCGACCGTCGTGTAGAATGGGAGGGCGAAATGGTGACGGAGCGTGATGTCGCACTGCAGCACATCGAGTTCTTGTCTAGCTTTGTCGCCTCCGCAAGCGACCTCATAGAGGTGGGCGGCATGTATCCGGCACTGGGTGGCGCAGAGGTGCAGCTGGATGCGCTGCTTTGCTCCAACGTCACGGATGCTGGCGTCTATGCCACCTGCATCGGCCGTGCCTATGACAACGAGAAGGACTCGGCGGAGACCATTACGAAGAGGCTCATCGACAGGTACTTTCACCAAATCAGCTGCTTTCCGCTGTCATACCTGGTGCGGCTGCTAGAGGCTCGCACGTTTCTGCGCTTCCCGGCAGGTTCGACGGAagtggtgcagctgctggtgagTCTTGGGGTTGACCCAAAGGTTCTCTTCATCACATACGAGAGCGTCCTTGAGGGGAGGGACGACACAGGTGTGGGGTGTGTGGAGTTTGACGAGGCCGGTGTGACGCGCGGCTATCTTGTTTACGCATACGCCACAGTGCTGGTGTATCTCGCGGACCTCGGCCGGCGCGGCTCTGTGCAGCAGTGGCTCGTCAGCAACGCCATGGCCGCCACACGCAGCATGattcgccgcgctgcgggaGCTGTCACATCGCCAAGTgagcaggcggcggtggagcaggcggaggagctgctgcgaaAAGCCAACACGCTAGCCTCAAGCGGCGTGTGGCTGTAG